The sequence AAGGCTGCCGATTTCAATATCGCCCATAAAATCCTTCAAGAAGTCGAAGTCCTCTTTATTTGGAGCCGAGACGCGCGAAAAATGGGAGGGGAGGCTCTTGGGTTTTAAGAAGCGGCCGTCCTTTAAAAGGCCGAGGGCTGCGCATTTGCCCATCTTATAGAGGCGCCGCTCTTTGTCGGTTAGGGCGGGCGACTGGCCTGCGCCGTCCAAGAGCATCATGTTTCCGGCCGTCCGATTCGTCCAATCGGGGTCGGCCGAATCGCTGCCGTACGATATATCCACGACGCGCAGGAAGTATTTAACCCCCTTCTCCTCGTCCTTAGCCACCAAGATATCACCGAGCGAGAGACTTTCGCCGTAGTAGGCGCGAAACTCGATGTTTAAGACACTTTTTCCGGTTATCCTGCCCTTATGCATGTGCTCCTCCTCCAGAGACGGATGCGTTAATTTGTGTCCAAGATATCATGGAAATTGCCAAAAAGTGCTTCCCAGTCGCTTAAAGGTACGCCCTCCTGTAAGGTCAGACCTTCCAGGCGATAGCGCAGGTCCTCCTTGTCGGCCGGTTCAATGCGCACCCGGTTGTGGACGGCAGCCAGCGGATAGGGGTAGCCTAAATAGACCGGATCGTTTGAGATAGATTGCAAGATGCCCATCACCTTGGCCGGCGGTCTCGTATCGAAGCGGTTGATGTCGATGCGAAAGGCGAAATCGGAGAGAGGGCTTAGCCTGGCTGCATAGACCGCTCCAAAATTTATGATGCTCTCTGCCCCCTCATCCAATCGGCTGAGCGGATAGAACCAGGCCTTATCCTTCTTTGCCCCATTTCCGATGGCCCCCGCCCGCTGGATTAGAGGGGCGTATTTGCCGAAAGAGAGCGAGCTCTTCTTGCTCACGCCGGCCAGAAAGACGCCCTTTTGGGCCGCTTTCTTAAGGATCCTCTCCAAGAAGGCGGGGGGGAGAAAATCGGTTGCCTTGAGCGAGCCGTCCATCAGGATGAGGTCGCCCTCTTGGAGCTCGCCCAAGGATTCTTCGGCCATCTGCCACTC is a genomic window of Actinomycetota bacterium containing:
- a CDS encoding DNA double-strand break repair nuclease NurA; translated protein: MIINDHALEESLQASARLIKEILFEAAYFGGERGVDGSEPLRIDKDIKEELFDEPVKKSIDSIKAVAIDGGSAKIVDGGSFYVGVYRFGRLTFFGGEQQGEQISAPTVEALSPQTSTERFKEIHLEVTGSDPVALPTFGEILGAIRTLLEWQMAEESLGELQEGDLILMDGSLKATDFLPPAFLERILKKAAQKGVFLAGVSKKSSLSFGKYAPLIQRAGAIGNGAKKDKAWFYPLSRLDEGAESIINFGAVYAARLSPLSDFAFRIDINRFDTRPPAKVMGILQSISNDPVYLGYPYPLAAVHNRVRIEPADKEDLRYRLEGLTLQEGVPLSDWEALFGNFHDILDTN